A DNA window from Trifolium pratense cultivar HEN17-A07 unplaced genomic scaffold, ARS_RC_1.1 scaffold_139, whole genome shotgun sequence contains the following coding sequences:
- the LOC123900965 gene encoding putative F-box protein At1g20795, which translates to MKMVKVDNENESEVCLNSDIIFDILSRIPAKPLLSMKCVSKVWKNIISNRSFIKAQLQNAQLDLNGFIFQDGYMLGKYDRKTVSYIPVESKNAAKVHQGIFKFLQEDVAVLATYKGIFCCRSCLPSLNPTIYVCNPLNEAWIKLEWSPPCDIKESIALVFDFEPSKFKLVRVRTELNNDEDEEDFFFTFELYCSETKTWRKSAEICNCKDGLIKNRGIYAGGFLHWLTEGDQILTFDVEKETSLLIPVPLPHSTEFRTFATCIGEYQGRLHCVQVSEQGLHVFGLEDLYEFQWIPEHCKLFEVFEAEYPHFLCNLKNRVLEREGEDTTNAWMDPQLLSLLLCLHLRKIVGSREGWRRMHVTP; encoded by the coding sequence ATGAAGATGGTTAAGGTTGATAATGAGAATGAGAGCGAGGTGTGTTTGAACAGTGATATTATCTTTGATATTCTGTCACGTATTCCGGCGAAGCCATTGCTTAGCATGAAGTGTGTTTCCAAAGTATGGAAAAACATCATTTCAAACCGTTCATTCATCAAAGCTCAACTTCAAAACGCACAACTCgatttaaatggtttcatttttcAAGATGGGTACATGTTGGGCAAATATGATCGTAAAACGGTTAGTTACATTCCGGTGGAGTCCAAAAATGCTGCCAAAGTTCACCAGGGgattttcaaatttcttcaagAAGACGTTGCTGTTTTGGCCACGTATAAAGGAATCTTCTGCTGCCGTAGCTGTTTGCCTTCTCTGAATCCAACCATCTATGTCTGCAATCCTTTAAATGAAGCGTGGATTAAATTGGAGTGGTCTCCTCCATGCGACATAAAGGAAAGCATTGCACTAGTTTTTGATTTTGAGCCATCAAAGTTCAAATTGGTAAGAGTACGCACCGAGTTGAAcaatgatgaagatgaggaggACTTTTTCTTCACATTTGAGCTGTACTGCTCAGAAACCAAAACTTGGAGGAAATCAGCTGAGATATGCAATTGCAAAGATGGTCTGATTAAAAACAGAGGCATATACGCAGGAGGTTTCTTGCATTGGCTAACAGAAGGTGATCAAATCCTCACATTTGATGTTGAAAAGGAGACGTCTTTACTGATTCCAGTACCTCTTCCTCATTCAACCGAGTTTAGGACTTTTGCAACATGTATTGGAGAATATCAAGGAAGACTTCATTGTGTTCAGGTATCAGAACAAGGTCTTCATGTGTTTGGCCTTGAAGATTTGTATGAGTTTCAATGGATACCCGAGCACTGCAAACTTTTTGAGGTTTTTGAAGCAGAGTATCCGCACTTCTTGTGTAATTTAAAGAATAGGGTGTTGGAGAGGGAGGGGGAGGATACAACAAATGCATGGATGGATCCTCAGTTGCTCAGTCTTCTATTGTGCCTCCACCTCAGAAAAATCGTAGGAAGTCGCGAAGGTTGGCGGAGGATGcatgtaacaccctaa
- the LOC123900963 gene encoding putative F-box protein At1g20795, protein MKMVMVDNENESEVCLNSDIIFDILSRIPAKPLLSMKCVSKVWKNIIANRSFIKAQLQNAQLDLNGFIFQDGYMLGKYDRKTVSYIPVESKNAAKVHQGIFKFLQEDVADVATYKGIFCCRSCLPSLNPTIYVCNPLNEAWIKLEWSPPCDIKESIALVFDFEPSKFKLVRVRTELNNDEDEEDFFFTFELYCSETKTWRKSAEICNCKDGLIKNRGIYAGGFLHWLTEGDQILTFDVEKETSLLIPVPLPHSTEFRTFATCIGEYQGRLHCVQVSEQGLHVFGLEDLYEFQWIPEHCKLFEVFEVEYPHFLCNLKNRVLEREGEDTTNAWMDPQLLSLLLCLHLRKIVGSREGWRRMQALFP, encoded by the coding sequence ATGAAGATGGTTATGGTTGATAATGAGAATGAGAGCGAGGTGTGTTTGAACAGTGATATTATCTTTGATATTCTGTCACGTATTCCGGCGAAGCCATTGCTTAGCATGAAGTGTGTTTCCAAAGTATGGAAAAACATCATTGCAAACCGTTCATTCATCAAAGCTCAACTTCAAAACGCACAACTCgatttaaatggtttcatttttcAAGATGGGTACATGTTGGGCAAATATGATCGTAAAACGGTTAGTTACATTCCGGTGGAGTCCAAAAATGCTGCCAAAGTTCACCAGGGgattttcaaatttcttcaagAAGACGTTGCTGATGTGGCCACATATAAAGGAATCTTCTGCTGCCGTAGCTGTTTGCCTTCTCTGAATCCAACCATCTATGTCTGTAATCCTTTAAATGAAGCGTGGATTAAATTGGAGTGGTCTCCTCCATGCGACATAAAGGAAAGCATTGCACTAGTTTTTGATTTTGAGCCATCAAAGTTCAAATTGGTAAGAGTACGCACCGAGTTGAAcaatgatgaagatgaggaggACTTTTTCTTCACATTTGAGCTGTACTGCTCAGAAACCAAAACTTGGAGGAAATCAGCTGAGATATGCAATTGCAAAGATGGTCTGATTAAAAACAGAGGCATATACGCAGGAGGTTTCTTGCATTGGCTAACAGAAGGTGATCAAATCCTCACATTTGATGTTGAAAAGGAGACGTCTTTACTGATTCCAGTACCTCTTCCTCATTCAACCGAGTTTAGGACTTTTGCAACATGTATTGGAGAATATCAAGGAAGACTTCATTGTGTTCAGGTATCAGAACAAGGTCTTCATGTGTTTGGCCTTGAAGATTTGTATGAGTTTCAATGGATACCCGAGCACTGCAAACTTTTTGAGGTTTTTGAAGTAGAGTATCCGCACTTCTTGTGTAATTTAAAGAATAGGGTGTTGGAGAGGGAGGGGGAGGATACAACAAATGCATGGATGGATCCTCAGTTGCTCAGTCTTCTATTGTGCCTCCACCTCAGAAAAATCGTAGGAAGTCGCGAAGGTTGGCGGAGGATGCAGGCTCTCTTTCCTTGA
- the LOC123900962 gene encoding putative F-box protein At1g20795, producing MKMVMVDNENESEVCLNSDIIFDILSRIPAKPLLSMKCVSKVWKNIIANRSFIKAQLQNAQLDLNGFIFQDGYMLGKYDRKTVSYIPVESKNAAKVHQGIFKFLQEDVADVATYKGIFCCRSCLPSLNPTIYVCNPLNEAWIKLEWSPPCDIKESIALVFDFEPSKFKLVRVRTELNNDEDEEDFFFTFELYCSETKTWRKSAEICNCKDGLIKNRGIYAGGFLHWLTEGDQILTFDVEKETSLLIPVPLPHSTEFRTFATCIGEYQGRLHCVQVSEQGLHVFGLEDLYEFQWIPEHCKLFEVFEAEYPHFLCNLKNRVLEREGEDTTNAWMDPQLLGLLLCLHLRKIVGSREGWRRMQALFP from the coding sequence ATGAAGATGGTTATGGTTGATAATGAGAATGAGAGCGAGGTGTGTTTGAACAGTGATATTATCTTTGATATTCTGTCACGTATTCCGGCGAAGCCATTGCTTAGCATGAAGTGTGTTTCCAAAGTATGGAAAAACATCATTGCAAACCGTTCATTCATCAAAGCTCAACTTCAAAACGCACAACTCgatttaaatggtttcatttttcAAGATGGGTACATGTTGGGCAAATATGATCGTAAAACGGTTAGTTACATTCCGGTGGAGTCCAAAAATGCTGCCAAAGTTCACCAGGGgattttcaaatttcttcaagAAGACGTTGCTGATGTGGCCACATATAAAGGAATCTTCTGCTGCCGTAGCTGTTTGCCTTCTCTGAATCCAACCATCTATGTCTGTAATCCTTTAAATGAAGCATGGATTAAATTGGAGTGGTCTCCTCCATGCGACATAAAGGAAAGCATTGCACTAGTTTTTGATTTTGAGCCATCAAAGTTCAAATTGGTAAGAGTACGCACCGAGTTGAAcaatgatgaagatgaggaggACTTTTTCTTCACATTTGAGCTGTACTGCTCAGAAACCAAAACTTGGAGGAAATCAGCTGAGATATGCAATTGCAAAGATGGTCTGATTAAAAACAGAGGCATATACGCAGGAGGTTTCTTGCATTGGCTAACAGAAGGTGATCAAATCCTCACATTTGATGTTGAAAAGGAGACGTCTTTACTGATTCCAGTACCTCTTCCTCATTCAACCGAGTTTAGGACTTTTGCAACATGTATTGGAGAATATCAAGGAAGACTTCATTGTGTTCAGGTATCAGAACAAGGTCTTCATGTGTTTGGCCTTGAAGATTTGTATGAGTTTCAATGGATACCCGAGCACTGCAAACTTTTTGAGGTTTTTGAAGCAGAGTATCCGCACTTCTTGTGTAATTTAAAGAATAGGGTGTTGGAGAGGGAGGGGGAGGATACAACAAATGCATGGATGGATCCTCAGTTGCTCGGTCTTCTATTGTGCCTCCACCTCAGAAAAATCGTAGGAAGTCGCGAAGGTTGGCGGAGGATGCAGGCTCTCTTTCCTTGA
- the LOC123900961 gene encoding putative F-box protein At1g20795, with the protein MKMVMVDNENESEVCLNSDIIFDILSRIPAKPLLSMKCVSKVWKNIIANRSFIKAQLQNAQLDLNGFIFQDGYMLGKYDRKTVSYIPVESKNAAKVHQGIFKFLQEDVADVATYKGIFCCRSCLPSLNPTIYVCNPLNEAWIKLEWSPPCDIKESIALVFDFEPSKFKLVRVRTELNNDEDEEDFFFTFELYCSETKTWRKSAEICNCKDGLIKNRGIYAGGFLHWLTEGDQILTFDVEKETSLLIPVPLPHSTEFRTFATCIGEYQGRLHCVQVSEQGLHVFGLEDLYEFQWIPEHCKLFEVFEAEYPHFLCNLKNRVLEREGEDTTNAWMDPQLLGLLLCLHLRKIVGSREGWRRMQALFP; encoded by the coding sequence ATGAAGATGGTTATGGTTGATAATGAGAATGAGAGCGAGGTGTGTTTGAACAGTGATATTATCTTTGATATTCTGTCACGTATTCCGGCGAAGCCATTGCTTAGCATGAAGTGTGTTTCCAAAGTATGGAAAAACATCATTGCAAACCGTTCATTCATCAAAGCTCAACTTCAAAACGCACAACTCgatttaaatggtttcatttttcAAGATGGGTACATGTTGGGCAAATATGATCGTAAAACGGTTAGTTACATTCCGGTGGAGTCCAAAAATGCTGCCAAAGTTCACCAGGGgattttcaaatttcttcaagAAGACGTTGCTGATGTGGCCACATATAAAGGAATCTTCTGCTGCCGTAGCTGTTTGCCTTCTCTGAATCCAACCATCTATGTCTGTAATCCTTTAAATGAAGCATGGATTAAATTGGAGTGGTCTCCTCCATGCGACATAAAGGAAAGCATTGCACTAGTTTTTGATTTTGAGCCATCAAAGTTCAAATTGGTGAGAGTACGCACCGAGTTGAAcaatgatgaagatgaggaggACTTTTTCTTCACATTTGAGCTGTACTGCTCAGAAACCAAAACTTGGAGGAAATCAGCTGAGATATGCAATTGCAAAGATGGTCTGATTAAAAACAGAGGCATATACGCAGGAGGTTTCTTGCATTGGCTAACAGAAGGTGATCAAATCCTCACATTTGATGTTGAAAAGGAGACGTCTTTACTGATTCCAGTACCTCTTCCTCATTCAACCGAGTTTAGGACTTTTGCAACATGTATTGGAGAATATCAAGGAAGACTTCATTGTGTTCAGGTATCAGAACAAGGTCTTCATGTGTTTGGCCTTGAAGATTTGTATGAGTTTCAATGGATACCCGAGCACTGCAAACTTTTTGAGGTTTTTGAAGCAGAGTATCCGCACTTCTTGTGTAATTTAAAGAATAGGGTGTTGGAGAGGGAGGGGGAGGATACAACAAATGCATGGATGGATCCTCAGTTGCTCGGTCTTCTATTGTGCCTCCACCTCAGAAAAATCGTAGGAAGTCGCGAAGGTTGGCGGAGGATGCAGGCTCTCTTTCCTTGA
- the LOC123900964 gene encoding putative F-box protein At1g20795: MKMVMVDNENESEVCLNSDIIFDILSRIPAKPLLSMKCVSKVWKNIIANRSFIKAQLQNAQLDLNGFIFQDGYMLGKYDRKTVSYIPVESKNAAKVHQGIFKFLQEDVADVATYKGIFCCRSCLPSLNPTIYVCNPLNEAWIKLEWSPPCDIKESIALVFDFEPSKFKLVRVRTELNNDEDEEDFFFTFELYCSETKTWRKSAEICNCKDGLIKNRGIYAGGFLHWLTEGDQILTFDVEKETSLLIPVPLPHSTEFRTFATCIGEYQGRLHCVQVSEQGLHVFGLEDLYEFQWIPEHCKLFEVFEAEYPHFLCNLKNRVLEREGEDTTNAWMDPQLLSLLLCLHLRKIVGSREGWRRMQALFP, translated from the coding sequence ATGAAGATGGTTATGGTTGATAATGAGAATGAGAGCGAGGTGTGTTTGAACAGTGATATTATCTTTGATATTCTGTCACGTATTCCGGCGAAGCCATTGCTTAGCATGAAGTGTGTTTCCAAAGTATGGAAAAACATCATTGCAAACCGTTCATTCATCAAAGCTCAACTTCAAAACGCACAACTCgatttaaatggtttcatttttcAAGATGGGTACATGTTGGGCAAATATGATCGTAAAACGGTTAGTTACATTCCGGTGGAGTCCAAAAATGCTGCCAAAGTTCACCAGGGgattttcaaatttcttcaagAAGACGTTGCTGATGTGGCCACGTATAAAGGAATCTTCTGCTGCCGTAGCTGTTTGCCTTCTCTGAATCCAACCATCTATGTCTGCAATCCTTTAAATGAAGCGTGGATTAAATTGGAGTGGTCTCCTCCATGCGACATAAAGGAAAGCATTGCACTAGTTTTTGATTTTGAGCCATCAAAGTTCAAATTGGTAAGAGTACGCACCGAGTTGAAcaatgatgaagatgaggaggACTTTTTCTTCACATTTGAGCTGTACTGCTCAGAAACCAAAACTTGGAGGAAATCAGCTGAGATATGCAATTGCAAAGATGGTCTGATTAAAAACAGAGGCATATACGCAGGAGGTTTCTTGCATTGGCTAACAGAAGGTGATCAAATCCTCACATTTGATGTTGAAAAGGAGACGTCTTTACTGATTCCAGTACCTCTTCCTCATTCAACCGAGTTTAGGACTTTTGCAACATGTATTGGAGAATATCAAGGAAGACTTCATTGTGTTCAGGTATCAGAACAAGGTCTTCATGTGTTTGGCCTTGAAGATTTGTATGAGTTTCAATGGATACCCGAGCACTGCAAACTTTTTGAGGTTTTTGAAGCAGAGTATCCGCACTTCTTGTGTAATTTAAAGAATAGGGTGTTGGAGAGGGAGGGGGAGGATACAACAAATGCATGGATGGATCCTCAGTTGCTCAGTCTTCTATTGTGCCTCCACCTCAGAAAAATCGTAGGAAGTCGCGAAGGTTGGCGGAGGATGCAGGCTCTCTTTCCTTGA
- the LOC123900960 gene encoding F-box protein At1g52495-like: MKMVKVDNENESEVCLNSDIIFDILSRIPAKPLLSMKCVSKVWKNIISNRSFIKAQLQNAQLDLNGFIFQDGYMLGKYDRKTVSYIPVESKNAAKVHQGIFKFLQEDVAVLATYKGIFCCRSCLPSLNPTIYVCNPLNEAWIKLEWSPPFDIKESIALVFDFEPSKFKLVRVRTELNNDEDEEDFFFTFELYCSETKTWRKSAEICNCKDGLIKNRGIYARGFLHWLTEGDQILTFDVEKETSLLIPVPLPHSTEFRIFATCIGEYQGRLHCVQVSEQGLHVFGLEDLYEFQWIPEHCKLFEVFEAEYPHFLCNLKNRVLEREGEDTTNAWMDPQLLGLLLCLHLRKIVGSREGWRRMQALFP; this comes from the coding sequence ATGAAGATGGTTAAGGTTGATAATGAGAATGAGAGCGAGGTGTGTTTGAACAGTGATATTATCTTTGATATTCTGTCACGTATTCCGGCGAAGCCATTGCTTAGCATGAAGTGTGTTTCCAAAGTATGGAAAAACATCATTTCAAACCGTTCATTCATCAAAGCTCAACTTCAAAACGCACAACTCgatttaaatggtttcatttttcAAGATGGGTACATGTTGGGCAAATATGATCGTAAAACAGTTAGTTATATTCCGGTGGAGTCCAAAAATGCTGCCAAAGTTCACCAGGGgattttcaaatttcttcaagAAGACGTTGCTGTTTTGGCCACGTATAAAGGAATCTTCTGCTGCCGTAGCTGTTTGCCTTCTCTGAATCCAACCATCTATGTCTGCAATCCTTTAAATGAAGCGTGGATTAAATTGGAGTGGTCTCCTCCATTCGACATAAAGGAAAGCATTGCACTAGTTTTTGATTTTGAGCCATCAAAGTTCAAATTGGTAAGAGTACGCACCGAGTTGAAcaatgatgaagatgaggaggACTTTTTCTTCACATTTGAGCTGTACTGCTCAGAAACCAAAACTTGGAGGAAATCAGCTGAGATATGCAATTGCAAAGATGGTCTGATTAAAAACAGAGGCATATACGCAAGAGGTTTCTTGCATTGGCTAACAGAAGGTGATCAAATCCTCACATTTGATGTTGAAAAGGAGACGTCTTTACTGATTCCAGTACCTCTTCCTCATTCAACCGAGTTTAGGATTTTTGCAACATGTATTGGAGAATATCAAGGAAGACTTCATTGTGTTCAGGTATCAGAACAAGGTCTTCATGTGTTTGGCCTTGAAGATTTGTATGAGTTTCAATGGATACCCGAGCATTGCAAACTTTTTGAGGTTTTTGAAGCAGAGTATCCGCACTTCTTGTGTAATTTAAAGAATAGGGTGTTGGAGAGGGAGGGGGAGGATACAACAAATGCATGGATGGATCCTCAGTTGCTCGGTCTTCTATTGTGCCTCCACCTCAGAAAAATCGTAGGAAGTCGCGAAGGTTGGCGGAGGATGCAGGCTCTCTTTCCTTGA